A single genomic interval of Lathyrus oleraceus cultivar Zhongwan6 chromosome 7, CAAS_Psat_ZW6_1.0, whole genome shotgun sequence harbors:
- the LOC127101750 gene encoding uncharacterized protein LOC127101750 — protein sequence MKDINDSKETWRLAVRIMDVWSVVNNKGIEHLEMIVMDSLVNCFSFFKLPTNEQKEKSTQSAKSLSNWSGGSQYSPVERYTIEIYVSNGESKYRFVFWDSECVAILVMTAEFMHNSMVEDDNEYLIHVCEKKEWKTRQKGYTIGRLIWVPPTTGELYYLRLMLTHVKGPRSYNDIKTVNNVKYDTFRDACFAMSFIGDDREFIAAIKEANHWGSGSINRPRHVWSKTCHLLADGILYAQQRIANNRGLRLSDEEIMNLTLIEIERNLQRKSRSLKEFAEMPYPSGYVVEQLGNKLIYEERSYNPAEQLQEYNNLFLNLTDEQRGVFKRIMEAVNNQQGGVFFLYGYDGTGKTYMWRTLASYIRSKKQICLTVASSGIASLLLPGGRTAHSMFKIPIPTMESSTCNIDKGSDRAELLKMAKLIIWDEAPMAHKFCFEAFDKTLKDIMGRSNCSDKLFEGKVIVFGGDFRQILPVVPRGSRSDIIHSTINSSYIWDHCVVLKLTKNMRLQEAGNTSSTSELELFSNWILKVGDGKLEEPNDGYTNIPIPNDFLISNYDDPLEAIVSETYPNFLNNYKNPEFLQSRAILAGTIETVDIINQYVLGFIPGEEKEYLSLDSVDTFDGEGNEAFDVLTPEFLNTLTTSGLPNHKIKLKIGTPIMLLRNIDQPEGLCNGTRLIVTRLTNHVIEAKIISGKNIGGVIYIPRMDMTPTQSPWPFKMTRRQFPITICYAMTINKSQGQSLDYVGLYLPRSVFSHGQLYVAISRVKSKKGLKILIHDKDNHPLNSTTNVVFKEVFENL from the exons ATGAAAGACATCAATGACTCAAAAGAAACTTGGCGTCTTGCTGTTCGAATAATGGATGTTTGGAGTGTTGTGAATAATAAGGGTATTGAACATTTAGAGATGATTGTTATGGATTCCTTGGTaaattgcttttctttttttaa GTTGCCTACTAATGAACAGAAGGAGAAGTCTACTCAATCTGCAAAATCTCTTTCTAATTGGTCTGGTGGTTCTCAGTATTCGCCAGTAGAAAG GTACACGATTGAGATATATGTTAGCAATGGTGAATCAAAATATCGATTTGTATTCTGGGATTCCGAATGTGTTGCTATACTTGTAATGACTGCTGAATTTATGCATAACTCTATGGTGGAG gatgataatgagtattTAATTCATGTGTGTGAAAAAAAAGAATGGAAAACCCGTCAAAAAGGTTACACAATTGGTAGGCTTATATGGGTTCCTCCAACAACTGGCGAATTGTACTATCTTAGATTGATGCTCACACATGTCAAAGGCCCCCGCAGTTATAATGATATAAAAACAGTGAATAACGTAAAATATGATACTTTCCGGGATGCCTGTTTTGCTATGAGTTTTATCGGCGATGATAGAGAATTCATTGCAGCTATTAAAGAGGCAAATCATTGGGGTTCAG GCAGCATTAACAGGCCAAGACATGTATGGAGTAAAACATGTCATCTCTTAGCTGATGGAATACTATATGCTCAACAGCGAATTGCAAACAATAGAG GTTTGAGGTTGTCGGATGAAGAGATAATGAATTTAACATTAATTGAGATTGAACGAAATCTTCAAAGGAAGAGCCGAAGTCTAAAGGAATTTGCTGAAATGCCTTATCCAAGTGGATATGTGGTTGAGCAGTTGGGAAATAAGCTCATATACGAAGAGCGGAGTTACAATCCAGCCGAACAATTGCAAGAATACAATAATTTATTCTTAAATCTTACAG atGAGCAAAGAGGTGTATTCAAGCGAATAATGGAAGCAGTAAACAATCAACAAGGAGGCGTATTTTTTTTGTATGGATACGATGGCACAGGGAAAACCTACATGTGGAGAACTCTAGCTTCCTACATAAGATCAAAGAAACAAATTTGTTTAACTGTTGCTTCATCGGGCATAGCTTCACTACTACTTCCAGGAGGTCGAACGGCTCATTCAATGTTCAAGATTCCAATACCTACAATGGAGTCTTCTACATGTAATATCGACAAAGGTAGTGATCGTGCAGAGCTACTAAAAATGGCAAAGTTGATAATTTGGGATGAAGCTCCAATGGCACacaaattttgttttgaagcgtttgataaaacccttaaagaCATAATGGGGCGTTCCAATTGTTCTGACAAATTATTCGAAGGGAAAGTAATTGTATTTGGTGGAGATTTTCGGCAAATATTACCAGTTGTACCAAGGGGCAGCCGTTCAGATATAATACATTCTACAATAAATTCATCATACATCTGGGATCACTGTGTTGTGCTGAAGCTTACAAAGAACATGCGACTTCAAGAAGCCGGCAATACTTCAAGTACATCTGAATTAGAATTGTTTTCTAATTGGATATTAAAAGTTGGCGATGGGAAATTGGAAGAACCTAACGATGGTTACACGAATATTCCTATTCCAAATGATTTCTTAATTTCTAACTATGATGATCCACTAGAAGCCATTGTTAGTGAAACATATCCGAATTTTCTTAACAATTACAAGAATCCAGAATTTTTGCAATCAAGAGCTATATTGGCAGGAACAATTGAAACGGTTGACATCATAAATCAATACGTTTTGGGATTCATACCAG GTGAAGAAAAGGAATATTTAAGTTTAGATTCTGTAGACACTTTTGACGGTGAAGGAAATGAAGCTTTTGATGTTTTGACCCCGGAATTTTTGAATACACTTACAACTTCCGGTCTACCTAACCACAAGATTAAATTGAAGATTGGGACCCCTATTATGTTGCTTCGAAACATTGATCAACCTGAAGGTCTCTGCAATGGAACAAGGCTTATAGTTACAAGATTGACAAACCACGTTATCGAGGCAAAGATTATATCTGGAAAGAATATTGGAGGGGTTATCTATATTCCAAGAATGGATATGACTCCAACACAATCTCCGTGGCCATTCAAAATGACTAGAAGGCAATTTCCCATAACTATATGTTATGCTATGACAATTAACAAATCTCAAGGTCAGTCATTGGATTATGTTGGATTGTATTTGCCTAGAAGTGTATTTAGTCATGGTCAACTATATGTTGCAATATCAAGGGTCAAAAGCAAAAAAGGGCTTAAGATATTAATCCATGACAAGGATAACCATCCATTGAATTCTACAACAAACGTCGTGttcaaagaagtttttgaaaacttATAG